The Actinomycetota bacterium region CTTCACGAGGGTGCTGCACGGCGGTCAGGAGTACGAGCTGGCCCGTCCGCTTCGTGAGGGCGAGACGCTCACGGTCCGCCCCCGCATCGAGTCGATCAGGGTGCGAGCCGGCACCGGGTTCCTCGTGATCGCGATGGACCTGTTCGATGCCGCGGGGGAACCGGTCGCGCGGACCCGCTCCACGATGATCGAACGGAGCCCGACGTGACACGGCGGCTCGACGACGTGAAGGTGGGGGAGGAGCTCCCGGAGCTGCGGCGCGTCGTGACCCGTGAGGACGTGAAGGCCTACGCCGACGCCGGAGGCGATCAGAACCCCTTGCATCAGAGCGACGAGTTCGCCCGCGGCGTGGGGTTCGACGGCGTGATCGCGCACGGCATGTTCACGATGGGCCACATGGCCGCGTGCGTCGTCGCGTGGGCGGGCGACGCCGCCGCGGTCTCGGCGATCTCGGCGCAGTTCCGCGCCACCGTCTCGATGGGCCAGGAGATCGTCGCGGGCGGCCGCGTCCGCGCGGTCGATGCCGAGGCGGGGACCGCCACGCTCGACCTGTGGGTGTCGAGCGATCGCGACGGCGAGACCGAGTGGCCGATCAAGCGGGGCGTGGCGACCGTCCGCCTCGCATGAACGCCCGTCTCGCCCCGACCATGACGAAGGCCGGGGGGATCCCCGGCCTTCGCGGGCGCTCCGTTGGTTCAGGCGCTGCGGCGCGTCGCCGACATCGCCTGGATCGCGTCGGTCATGCGATCGATCACGACCTGCATGTCGCTGCCCACGCCCTCGTCGACGCGCACCGAGAGCCGGTCGATCTTCTGGCCCAGCACCTCGGCGACCTTGACCATCGACTCCGTGGTCGACTGCGTCTCCTTGTGCAGCTGGTCGCTGATCGAGCGGATCTTCACGTCGACGCTGCTCTCCATCTCGTCGGCGAGCCCGGCCTGCAGCTCCTTGATCGCCCGCAACGTCTGACGGACGAGCTCGGCATCGAGGGGCTCGCCCGGCGTGATCGCCTGCTGTTCGCGCACCGTCGTCGCGAGCGCCTGGTTGTCGGAACGGATCAGGCGGGCGATCGCGGACATGCGCTCGTCGATGTGCGCCAGAAGACGCTCCTCGACCGCGACCTGACCTCCGGCGAGCGCCAGGTCGCCGCCGTCGACCGCCCCGACGCCCGTGCCCATGCGCTCGGAGATCGTCGCGGCGACCTCCTCGGCGACCGATCCGAGCTTCTCGTCGATGCGCTCGGCGAAGGCCGCCAAACGCCAGTCGACCGTCTCTCGGACCGTGTCGACCTGGACCTCGGTGCGCTCCTCGATCAACGCCTGCAGCGCCTCGGAGTCGGCCCTGATCAGCCGGGCGACGCCCATGATGCGAGCCTCGACGAGCCGCTCGATCGCGGCACGCACCTGCTCCTGGTCGCGTCCGTGCATGCCCACCCGCTCGGCGAGCATCTCGAGCCGCTCGGCCACCGGGGCGAGCTCGGTCGTGACGCGGTCGGCCACGGTCTGGCTGATCGTGCCGTCGTGCACGGCGAACGCCTCGGCGTGCTCCTCGACGCGCTGGGAGAGCGTGCCCAGCGCCTCGGCGCCTGTCTGCACGTAGGCGTCGATCGCGCCGATCACCTTCGCGGTCTCCTCGGTGAGGAGCCGGCCGTGCGTCTGGACCTGCTGGGTCACGGTCTCGACGATCGCGCGGTCGCGTTCCTGCATCGTGGCGAGCGCCGACGCGATGTGGTGCTCGACCTGCTGAA contains the following coding sequences:
- a CDS encoding MaoC/PaaZ C-terminal domain-containing protein translates to MTRRLDDVKVGEELPELRRVVTREDVKAYADAGGDQNPLHQSDEFARGVGFDGVIAHGMFTMGHMAACVVAWAGDAAAVSAISAQFRATVSMGQEIVAGGRVRAVDAEAGTATLDLWVSSDRDGETEWPIKRGVATVRLA
- a CDS encoding MaoC family dehydratase N-terminal domain-containing protein, with protein sequence MNPEAEGTVYPEIDFVVEPARVEAFRAVFGQADGVPPTFLTAAEFTAIPRIIGDPALDLDFTRVLHGGQEYELARPLREGETLTVRPRIESIRVRAGTGFLVIAMDLFDAAGEPVARTRSTMIERSPT